Proteins from a single region of Salvelinus fontinalis isolate EN_2023a chromosome 15, ASM2944872v1, whole genome shotgun sequence:
- the LOC129811561 gene encoding protein FAM167A-like, giving the protein MDFKELGGEDNPDGDTEGEAEDLNNVKALTEKLKLQTRRPSYFEWQERLQSQPWKENPNGSKNIQATAEKYVLLPEIMRDENSDLTIRNICGFDTINDALEFLRKELREMRFQDNRLARQLIRLRVEIHRLKVEQVCHHHKEMLDDATYELKECGEESDLLCDIPMKAAFALSTPLKHLGLTKMNINFRRFSLC; this is encoded by the exons ATGGATTTTAAAGAGCTGGGAGGTGAGGATAACCCCGACGGAGATACTGAGGGAGAAGCTGAGGATTTGAACAATGTGAAAGCACTTACCGAAAAACTAAAGTTACAAACCCGCAGACCATCATACTTTGAATGGCAGGAGCGCTTGCAGAGCCAACCATGGAAGGAGAACCCAAATGGTTCAAAAAATATCCAAGCGACTGCAGAGAAATATGTGCTCTTGCCTGAAATTATGCGGGATGAGAACTCAGATCTAACCATCCGCAACATCTGTGGCTTCGATACCATTAATGACGCGTTGGAATTTCTTAGGAAAGAGTTG AGGGAGATGCGGTTCCAGGACAACCGTCTAGCTCGGCAACTGATCCGCCTGCGTGTGGAGATCCACCGGCTGAAGGTGGAGCAGGTGTGTCACCACCACAAGGAGATGCTGGACGACGCCACCTACGAGCTGAAGGAGTGTGGTGAGGAGTCTGACCTGCTCTGTGACATCCCCATGAAGGCTGCCTTcgccctctccacccccctcaaACACCTTGGCCTCACCAAGATGAACATAAACTTCCGACGCTTCTCCCTCTGTTAA
- the zgc:154055 gene encoding myotubularin-related protein 9 isoform X1, translated as MEFSEHIKTANVEDVVLRRPFHPPMQGTLCVTGHHLLFSNRDGDSSRLVLLLLRNIDAIEKSVENLLGYSSLFSSTGQSQRFDISVTPCVPSGSSGTITLKCKDLCVLQLDIPGMEECLNIARSIEYLSSLDIVSDMYPFFYRPLKLSLQDQWGLSSAEQNYAQMEELQHRWRLSHVNKDYSVCPSYPPAVIVPHSIDDETLVKVAKFRQGGRFPVLCYYHRKNGMVIMRSSQPLTGANRKRCREDELLLQAVINGSGLGYIIDTRSNQQAQQARMTGGGFESKSSYSCWKRLHRQLERGKVLQESLIKLVEACGDHSHSVDRWLSKLENSKWLSHVHTALATAGLLAECVERDGHSVLVHGSEGTDTTLLVSSLAQLILDPKTRTLAGFLGLLEREWLLAGHPFQQRCAHSAYSHARLRLEAPVFVLLLDCVWQLARQFPLAMGFSEPLLLRLAMEVYASDYGTFLCNSDQERCAAGVKERTHCLFQFLLKPSERERYSNPLYEPTELAIWPSVQPQSLQLWRGLFLRWTQHAVHLEKAQEELRNLVIECRGAS; from the exons ATGGAGTTTTCAGAGCACATAAAGACCGCGAACGTTGAAGATGTCGTTCTGAGACGGCCGTTTCATCCACCGATGCAAGGAACGTTATGTGTCACTGGCCACCACCTGCTCTTCTCTAACAGAGATGGAGACAGCTCGCGGCTGGTCTTGTTACTTCTCAGAAACATCGATGCCATAGAGAAAAG TGTGGAAAACCTGTTGGGCTATTCCAGTCTCTTCTCTAGTACAGGCCAGAGTCAAAGGTTTGACATAAGTGTGACACCTTgcgt GCCTTCCGGGTCCTCTGGAACAATCACCCTCAAGTGTAAGGACCTGTGTGTTCTGCAGCTGGACATTCCAGGCATGGAGGAGTGCCTGAACATTGCCCGTTCCATTGAG tatcTCTCTTCTCTGGACATTGTGTCCGATATGTATCCATTCTTCTACAGACCGCTTAAACTCAGTCTGCAGGACCAGTGGGGCCTCTCATCGGCTGAACAGAACTACGCTCAAATGGAGGAGCTA cAGCACAGGTGGAGACTGAGTCATGTGAACAAGGACTACTCTGTGTGTCCCTCCTACCCCCCTGCTGTTATTGTCCCTCACTCCATAGACGATGAGACATTGGTGAAGGTGGCCAAGTTCAGACAAGGGGGCCgcttccctgtcctctgttattaCCACAGGAAAAATGGCATG GTCATCATGCGCAGCAGCCAACCCCTGACAGGAGCCAATAGGAAGCGCTGCAGAGAGGATGAGCTCCTCCTCCAGGCGGTGATTAACGGCTCTGGGCTGGGTTACATCATTGACACCCGTTCCAACCAACAGGCTCAGCAGGCCAGGATGACAGGGGGCGGGTTTGAATCTAAATCTAGCTACAGTTGCTGGAAGAGACTGCACCGTCAACTGGaaag gGGGAAGGTGCTCCAGGAGAGTCTGATAAAGTTGGTGGAGGCTTGTGGGGATCACTCCCACAGTGTGGATCGCTGGCTCAGCAAGCTGGAGAACTCCAAATGGCTCTCTCACGTCCACACTGCCCTGGCCACAGCAGGCCTACTGGCAGAGTGTGTGGAGAG AGATGGCCACTCTGTTCTAGTCCATGGCTCAGAGGGCACAGATACCACCCTTCTGGTGAGCTCTTTGGCCCAGCTCATCCTGGACCCCAAGACACGCACACTGGCCGGCTTTCTGGGCCTCCTAGAGAGGGAGTGGCTACTG GCAGGTCACCCGTTCCAGCAGCGCTGTGCCCACTCAGCCTACTCCCACGCACGTCTGAGGCTGGAGGCTCCAGTGTTCGTGCTGCTGCTGGACTGTGTGTGGCAGCTGGCACGACAGTTCCCTCTGGCCATGGGCTTCTCTGAGCCTCTGCTGCTGCGGCTGGCCATGGAGGTCTACGCCTCAGACTATGGCACATTCCTCTGCAACAGTGACCAGGAGAG GTGTGCtgcaggggtgaaggagagaacCCACTGTCTGTTCCAGTTCCTCCTGAAGCCCAGTGAGAGGGAGCGTTACTCTAACCCCCTGTATGAGCCCACTGAGCTGGCCATCTGGCCTTCCGTTCAGCCACAGTCCCTGCAGCTCTGGAGAG GTCTGTTCCTGCGTTGGACCCAACATGCTGTGCACCTAGAGAAAGCTCAGGAGGAGTTGCGGAACCTTGTCATTGAGTGCCGTGGGGCAAGTTGA
- the zgc:154055 gene encoding myotubularin-related protein 9 isoform X2 — MEFSEHIKTANVEDVVLRRPFHPPMQGTLCVTGHHLLFSNRDGDSSRLVLLLLRNIDAIEKSVENLLGYSSLFSSTGQSQRFDISVTPCVPSGSSGTITLKCKDLCVLQLDIPGMEECLNIARSIEYLSSLDIVSDMYPFFYRPLKLSLQDQWGLSSAEQNYAQMEELHRWRLSHVNKDYSVCPSYPPAVIVPHSIDDETLVKVAKFRQGGRFPVLCYYHRKNGMVIMRSSQPLTGANRKRCREDELLLQAVINGSGLGYIIDTRSNQQAQQARMTGGGFESKSSYSCWKRLHRQLERGKVLQESLIKLVEACGDHSHSVDRWLSKLENSKWLSHVHTALATAGLLAECVERDGHSVLVHGSEGTDTTLLVSSLAQLILDPKTRTLAGFLGLLEREWLLAGHPFQQRCAHSAYSHARLRLEAPVFVLLLDCVWQLARQFPLAMGFSEPLLLRLAMEVYASDYGTFLCNSDQERCAAGVKERTHCLFQFLLKPSERERYSNPLYEPTELAIWPSVQPQSLQLWRGLFLRWTQHAVHLEKAQEELRNLVIECRGAS, encoded by the exons ATGGAGTTTTCAGAGCACATAAAGACCGCGAACGTTGAAGATGTCGTTCTGAGACGGCCGTTTCATCCACCGATGCAAGGAACGTTATGTGTCACTGGCCACCACCTGCTCTTCTCTAACAGAGATGGAGACAGCTCGCGGCTGGTCTTGTTACTTCTCAGAAACATCGATGCCATAGAGAAAAG TGTGGAAAACCTGTTGGGCTATTCCAGTCTCTTCTCTAGTACAGGCCAGAGTCAAAGGTTTGACATAAGTGTGACACCTTgcgt GCCTTCCGGGTCCTCTGGAACAATCACCCTCAAGTGTAAGGACCTGTGTGTTCTGCAGCTGGACATTCCAGGCATGGAGGAGTGCCTGAACATTGCCCGTTCCATTGAG tatcTCTCTTCTCTGGACATTGTGTCCGATATGTATCCATTCTTCTACAGACCGCTTAAACTCAGTCTGCAGGACCAGTGGGGCCTCTCATCGGCTGAACAGAACTACGCTCAAATGGAGGAGCTA CACAGGTGGAGACTGAGTCATGTGAACAAGGACTACTCTGTGTGTCCCTCCTACCCCCCTGCTGTTATTGTCCCTCACTCCATAGACGATGAGACATTGGTGAAGGTGGCCAAGTTCAGACAAGGGGGCCgcttccctgtcctctgttattaCCACAGGAAAAATGGCATG GTCATCATGCGCAGCAGCCAACCCCTGACAGGAGCCAATAGGAAGCGCTGCAGAGAGGATGAGCTCCTCCTCCAGGCGGTGATTAACGGCTCTGGGCTGGGTTACATCATTGACACCCGTTCCAACCAACAGGCTCAGCAGGCCAGGATGACAGGGGGCGGGTTTGAATCTAAATCTAGCTACAGTTGCTGGAAGAGACTGCACCGTCAACTGGaaag gGGGAAGGTGCTCCAGGAGAGTCTGATAAAGTTGGTGGAGGCTTGTGGGGATCACTCCCACAGTGTGGATCGCTGGCTCAGCAAGCTGGAGAACTCCAAATGGCTCTCTCACGTCCACACTGCCCTGGCCACAGCAGGCCTACTGGCAGAGTGTGTGGAGAG AGATGGCCACTCTGTTCTAGTCCATGGCTCAGAGGGCACAGATACCACCCTTCTGGTGAGCTCTTTGGCCCAGCTCATCCTGGACCCCAAGACACGCACACTGGCCGGCTTTCTGGGCCTCCTAGAGAGGGAGTGGCTACTG GCAGGTCACCCGTTCCAGCAGCGCTGTGCCCACTCAGCCTACTCCCACGCACGTCTGAGGCTGGAGGCTCCAGTGTTCGTGCTGCTGCTGGACTGTGTGTGGCAGCTGGCACGACAGTTCCCTCTGGCCATGGGCTTCTCTGAGCCTCTGCTGCTGCGGCTGGCCATGGAGGTCTACGCCTCAGACTATGGCACATTCCTCTGCAACAGTGACCAGGAGAG GTGTGCtgcaggggtgaaggagagaacCCACTGTCTGTTCCAGTTCCTCCTGAAGCCCAGTGAGAGGGAGCGTTACTCTAACCCCCTGTATGAGCCCACTGAGCTGGCCATCTGGCCTTCCGTTCAGCCACAGTCCCTGCAGCTCTGGAGAG GTCTGTTCCTGCGTTGGACCCAACATGCTGTGCACCTAGAGAAAGCTCAGGAGGAGTTGCGGAACCTTGTCATTGAGTGCCGTGGGGCAAGTTGA
- the zgc:154055 gene encoding myotubularin-related protein 9 isoform X3 — translation MEFSEHIKTANVEDVVLRRPFHPPMQGTLCVTGHHLLFSNRDGDSSRLVLLLLRNIDAIEKSVENLLGYSSLFSSTGQSQRPSGSSGTITLKCKDLCVLQLDIPGMEECLNIARSIEYLSSLDIVSDMYPFFYRPLKLSLQDQWGLSSAEQNYAQMEELQHRWRLSHVNKDYSVCPSYPPAVIVPHSIDDETLVKVAKFRQGGRFPVLCYYHRKNGMVIMRSSQPLTGANRKRCREDELLLQAVINGSGLGYIIDTRSNQQAQQARMTGGGFESKSSYSCWKRLHRQLERGKVLQESLIKLVEACGDHSHSVDRWLSKLENSKWLSHVHTALATAGLLAECVERDGHSVLVHGSEGTDTTLLVSSLAQLILDPKTRTLAGFLGLLEREWLLAGHPFQQRCAHSAYSHARLRLEAPVFVLLLDCVWQLARQFPLAMGFSEPLLLRLAMEVYASDYGTFLCNSDQERCAAGVKERTHCLFQFLLKPSERERYSNPLYEPTELAIWPSVQPQSLQLWRGLFLRWTQHAVHLEKAQEELRNLVIECRGAS, via the exons ATGGAGTTTTCAGAGCACATAAAGACCGCGAACGTTGAAGATGTCGTTCTGAGACGGCCGTTTCATCCACCGATGCAAGGAACGTTATGTGTCACTGGCCACCACCTGCTCTTCTCTAACAGAGATGGAGACAGCTCGCGGCTGGTCTTGTTACTTCTCAGAAACATCGATGCCATAGAGAAAAG TGTGGAAAACCTGTTGGGCTATTCCAGTCTCTTCTCTAGTACAGGCCAGAGTCAAAG GCCTTCCGGGTCCTCTGGAACAATCACCCTCAAGTGTAAGGACCTGTGTGTTCTGCAGCTGGACATTCCAGGCATGGAGGAGTGCCTGAACATTGCCCGTTCCATTGAG tatcTCTCTTCTCTGGACATTGTGTCCGATATGTATCCATTCTTCTACAGACCGCTTAAACTCAGTCTGCAGGACCAGTGGGGCCTCTCATCGGCTGAACAGAACTACGCTCAAATGGAGGAGCTA cAGCACAGGTGGAGACTGAGTCATGTGAACAAGGACTACTCTGTGTGTCCCTCCTACCCCCCTGCTGTTATTGTCCCTCACTCCATAGACGATGAGACATTGGTGAAGGTGGCCAAGTTCAGACAAGGGGGCCgcttccctgtcctctgttattaCCACAGGAAAAATGGCATG GTCATCATGCGCAGCAGCCAACCCCTGACAGGAGCCAATAGGAAGCGCTGCAGAGAGGATGAGCTCCTCCTCCAGGCGGTGATTAACGGCTCTGGGCTGGGTTACATCATTGACACCCGTTCCAACCAACAGGCTCAGCAGGCCAGGATGACAGGGGGCGGGTTTGAATCTAAATCTAGCTACAGTTGCTGGAAGAGACTGCACCGTCAACTGGaaag gGGGAAGGTGCTCCAGGAGAGTCTGATAAAGTTGGTGGAGGCTTGTGGGGATCACTCCCACAGTGTGGATCGCTGGCTCAGCAAGCTGGAGAACTCCAAATGGCTCTCTCACGTCCACACTGCCCTGGCCACAGCAGGCCTACTGGCAGAGTGTGTGGAGAG AGATGGCCACTCTGTTCTAGTCCATGGCTCAGAGGGCACAGATACCACCCTTCTGGTGAGCTCTTTGGCCCAGCTCATCCTGGACCCCAAGACACGCACACTGGCCGGCTTTCTGGGCCTCCTAGAGAGGGAGTGGCTACTG GCAGGTCACCCGTTCCAGCAGCGCTGTGCCCACTCAGCCTACTCCCACGCACGTCTGAGGCTGGAGGCTCCAGTGTTCGTGCTGCTGCTGGACTGTGTGTGGCAGCTGGCACGACAGTTCCCTCTGGCCATGGGCTTCTCTGAGCCTCTGCTGCTGCGGCTGGCCATGGAGGTCTACGCCTCAGACTATGGCACATTCCTCTGCAACAGTGACCAGGAGAG GTGTGCtgcaggggtgaaggagagaacCCACTGTCTGTTCCAGTTCCTCCTGAAGCCCAGTGAGAGGGAGCGTTACTCTAACCCCCTGTATGAGCCCACTGAGCTGGCCATCTGGCCTTCCGTTCAGCCACAGTCCCTGCAGCTCTGGAGAG GTCTGTTCCTGCGTTGGACCCAACATGCTGTGCACCTAGAGAAAGCTCAGGAGGAGTTGCGGAACCTTGTCATTGAGTGCCGTGGGGCAAGTTGA
- the zgc:154055 gene encoding myotubularin-related protein 9 isoform X4, with product MEFSEHIKTANVEDVVLRRPFHPPMQGTLCVTGHHLLFSNRDGDSSRLVLLLLRNIDAIEKRPSGSSGTITLKCKDLCVLQLDIPGMEECLNIARSIEYLSSLDIVSDMYPFFYRPLKLSLQDQWGLSSAEQNYAQMEELQHRWRLSHVNKDYSVCPSYPPAVIVPHSIDDETLVKVAKFRQGGRFPVLCYYHRKNGMVIMRSSQPLTGANRKRCREDELLLQAVINGSGLGYIIDTRSNQQAQQARMTGGGFESKSSYSCWKRLHRQLERGKVLQESLIKLVEACGDHSHSVDRWLSKLENSKWLSHVHTALATAGLLAECVERDGHSVLVHGSEGTDTTLLVSSLAQLILDPKTRTLAGFLGLLEREWLLAGHPFQQRCAHSAYSHARLRLEAPVFVLLLDCVWQLARQFPLAMGFSEPLLLRLAMEVYASDYGTFLCNSDQERCAAGVKERTHCLFQFLLKPSERERYSNPLYEPTELAIWPSVQPQSLQLWRGLFLRWTQHAVHLEKAQEELRNLVIECRGAS from the exons ATGGAGTTTTCAGAGCACATAAAGACCGCGAACGTTGAAGATGTCGTTCTGAGACGGCCGTTTCATCCACCGATGCAAGGAACGTTATGTGTCACTGGCCACCACCTGCTCTTCTCTAACAGAGATGGAGACAGCTCGCGGCTGGTCTTGTTACTTCTCAGAAACATCGATGCCATAGAGAAAAG GCCTTCCGGGTCCTCTGGAACAATCACCCTCAAGTGTAAGGACCTGTGTGTTCTGCAGCTGGACATTCCAGGCATGGAGGAGTGCCTGAACATTGCCCGTTCCATTGAG tatcTCTCTTCTCTGGACATTGTGTCCGATATGTATCCATTCTTCTACAGACCGCTTAAACTCAGTCTGCAGGACCAGTGGGGCCTCTCATCGGCTGAACAGAACTACGCTCAAATGGAGGAGCTA cAGCACAGGTGGAGACTGAGTCATGTGAACAAGGACTACTCTGTGTGTCCCTCCTACCCCCCTGCTGTTATTGTCCCTCACTCCATAGACGATGAGACATTGGTGAAGGTGGCCAAGTTCAGACAAGGGGGCCgcttccctgtcctctgttattaCCACAGGAAAAATGGCATG GTCATCATGCGCAGCAGCCAACCCCTGACAGGAGCCAATAGGAAGCGCTGCAGAGAGGATGAGCTCCTCCTCCAGGCGGTGATTAACGGCTCTGGGCTGGGTTACATCATTGACACCCGTTCCAACCAACAGGCTCAGCAGGCCAGGATGACAGGGGGCGGGTTTGAATCTAAATCTAGCTACAGTTGCTGGAAGAGACTGCACCGTCAACTGGaaag gGGGAAGGTGCTCCAGGAGAGTCTGATAAAGTTGGTGGAGGCTTGTGGGGATCACTCCCACAGTGTGGATCGCTGGCTCAGCAAGCTGGAGAACTCCAAATGGCTCTCTCACGTCCACACTGCCCTGGCCACAGCAGGCCTACTGGCAGAGTGTGTGGAGAG AGATGGCCACTCTGTTCTAGTCCATGGCTCAGAGGGCACAGATACCACCCTTCTGGTGAGCTCTTTGGCCCAGCTCATCCTGGACCCCAAGACACGCACACTGGCCGGCTTTCTGGGCCTCCTAGAGAGGGAGTGGCTACTG GCAGGTCACCCGTTCCAGCAGCGCTGTGCCCACTCAGCCTACTCCCACGCACGTCTGAGGCTGGAGGCTCCAGTGTTCGTGCTGCTGCTGGACTGTGTGTGGCAGCTGGCACGACAGTTCCCTCTGGCCATGGGCTTCTCTGAGCCTCTGCTGCTGCGGCTGGCCATGGAGGTCTACGCCTCAGACTATGGCACATTCCTCTGCAACAGTGACCAGGAGAG GTGTGCtgcaggggtgaaggagagaacCCACTGTCTGTTCCAGTTCCTCCTGAAGCCCAGTGAGAGGGAGCGTTACTCTAACCCCCTGTATGAGCCCACTGAGCTGGCCATCTGGCCTTCCGTTCAGCCACAGTCCCTGCAGCTCTGGAGAG GTCTGTTCCTGCGTTGGACCCAACATGCTGTGCACCTAGAGAAAGCTCAGGAGGAGTTGCGGAACCTTGTCATTGAGTGCCGTGGGGCAAGTTGA
- the zgc:154055 gene encoding myotubularin-related protein 9 isoform X5 — translation MEFSEHIKTANVEDVVLRRPFHPPMQGTLCVTGHHLLFSNRDGDSSRLVLLLLRNIDAIEKRPSGSSGTITLKCKDLCVLQLDIPGMEECLNIARSIEYLSSLDIVSDMYPFFYRPLKLSLQDQWGLSSAEQNYAQMEELHRWRLSHVNKDYSVCPSYPPAVIVPHSIDDETLVKVAKFRQGGRFPVLCYYHRKNGMVIMRSSQPLTGANRKRCREDELLLQAVINGSGLGYIIDTRSNQQAQQARMTGGGFESKSSYSCWKRLHRQLERGKVLQESLIKLVEACGDHSHSVDRWLSKLENSKWLSHVHTALATAGLLAECVERDGHSVLVHGSEGTDTTLLVSSLAQLILDPKTRTLAGFLGLLEREWLLAGHPFQQRCAHSAYSHARLRLEAPVFVLLLDCVWQLARQFPLAMGFSEPLLLRLAMEVYASDYGTFLCNSDQERCAAGVKERTHCLFQFLLKPSERERYSNPLYEPTELAIWPSVQPQSLQLWRGLFLRWTQHAVHLEKAQEELRNLVIECRGAS, via the exons ATGGAGTTTTCAGAGCACATAAAGACCGCGAACGTTGAAGATGTCGTTCTGAGACGGCCGTTTCATCCACCGATGCAAGGAACGTTATGTGTCACTGGCCACCACCTGCTCTTCTCTAACAGAGATGGAGACAGCTCGCGGCTGGTCTTGTTACTTCTCAGAAACATCGATGCCATAGAGAAAAG GCCTTCCGGGTCCTCTGGAACAATCACCCTCAAGTGTAAGGACCTGTGTGTTCTGCAGCTGGACATTCCAGGCATGGAGGAGTGCCTGAACATTGCCCGTTCCATTGAG tatcTCTCTTCTCTGGACATTGTGTCCGATATGTATCCATTCTTCTACAGACCGCTTAAACTCAGTCTGCAGGACCAGTGGGGCCTCTCATCGGCTGAACAGAACTACGCTCAAATGGAGGAGCTA CACAGGTGGAGACTGAGTCATGTGAACAAGGACTACTCTGTGTGTCCCTCCTACCCCCCTGCTGTTATTGTCCCTCACTCCATAGACGATGAGACATTGGTGAAGGTGGCCAAGTTCAGACAAGGGGGCCgcttccctgtcctctgttattaCCACAGGAAAAATGGCATG GTCATCATGCGCAGCAGCCAACCCCTGACAGGAGCCAATAGGAAGCGCTGCAGAGAGGATGAGCTCCTCCTCCAGGCGGTGATTAACGGCTCTGGGCTGGGTTACATCATTGACACCCGTTCCAACCAACAGGCTCAGCAGGCCAGGATGACAGGGGGCGGGTTTGAATCTAAATCTAGCTACAGTTGCTGGAAGAGACTGCACCGTCAACTGGaaag gGGGAAGGTGCTCCAGGAGAGTCTGATAAAGTTGGTGGAGGCTTGTGGGGATCACTCCCACAGTGTGGATCGCTGGCTCAGCAAGCTGGAGAACTCCAAATGGCTCTCTCACGTCCACACTGCCCTGGCCACAGCAGGCCTACTGGCAGAGTGTGTGGAGAG AGATGGCCACTCTGTTCTAGTCCATGGCTCAGAGGGCACAGATACCACCCTTCTGGTGAGCTCTTTGGCCCAGCTCATCCTGGACCCCAAGACACGCACACTGGCCGGCTTTCTGGGCCTCCTAGAGAGGGAGTGGCTACTG GCAGGTCACCCGTTCCAGCAGCGCTGTGCCCACTCAGCCTACTCCCACGCACGTCTGAGGCTGGAGGCTCCAGTGTTCGTGCTGCTGCTGGACTGTGTGTGGCAGCTGGCACGACAGTTCCCTCTGGCCATGGGCTTCTCTGAGCCTCTGCTGCTGCGGCTGGCCATGGAGGTCTACGCCTCAGACTATGGCACATTCCTCTGCAACAGTGACCAGGAGAG GTGTGCtgcaggggtgaaggagagaacCCACTGTCTGTTCCAGTTCCTCCTGAAGCCCAGTGAGAGGGAGCGTTACTCTAACCCCCTGTATGAGCCCACTGAGCTGGCCATCTGGCCTTCCGTTCAGCCACAGTCCCTGCAGCTCTGGAGAG GTCTGTTCCTGCGTTGGACCCAACATGCTGTGCACCTAGAGAAAGCTCAGGAGGAGTTGCGGAACCTTGTCATTGAGTGCCGTGGGGCAAGTTGA
- the LOC129811560 gene encoding L-threonine 3-dehydrogenase, mitochondrial-like: MLSGMRVCVPSAAALFGSLCHGCRSWARSLSFRGFSWSPRKISRWNSQDSIDLPPAENPRILITGGLGQLGVGLAEILRKQYGTENVILSDIKKPPPEVCRSGPFVYADVLDYKNLRELVVNNRITWLVHYSALLSVVGEANVALARKINITGLHNVLDLALESCLRLFVPSTIGAFGPSSPRDPAPDLCVQRPRTIYGVSKVHGELMGEYLHHKYGLDFRCLRYPGVISANTQTGGGTTDYAVQIFHDALSTGHHDCYLRADTRLPMMHVGDCHRATVEFMQAPECQLSLRTYNIDAMSFTPEEVATEIRKHLPHLKVTYNPDSVRQTIADSWPVRFDDSNARRDWGWKSTYGLEELVSDMLSSIRDKRTNAGLPVS, translated from the exons ATGCTATCGGGTATGCGGGTCTGTGTGCCCTCCGCTGCAGCTCTATTCGGCTCGTTGTGCCATGGCTGTCGCAGCTGGGCACGTAGTTTGTCATTCCGGGGTTTTAGTTGGTCGCCCCGAAAGATCAGCCGGTGGAACAGTCAAGATTCCATTGACCTACCTCCTGCGGAGAACCCACGAATTCTCATCACAG GTGGTCTTGGACAGTTAGGTGTGGGGCTTGCAGAAATCCTGAG GAAACAGTACGGAACAGAAAACGTTATCCTATCGGATATCAAGAAGCCTCCACCAGAAGTGTGCAGAAGTG gCCCGTTTGTGTATGCTGATGTGTTGGACTATAAGAACCTTAGAGAGTTGGTGGTGAATAACCGCATCACCTGGCTGGTGCATTACAGCGCTCTACTCAGTGTTGTGGGAGAGGCCAATGTGGCCCTAGCACGCAAGATCAATATCACAG GGCTTCATAATGTGCTGGACCTGGCTCTGGAGAGCTGTTTACGTCTCTTTGTTCCCAGCACCATCGGAGCCTTTGGCCCTTCTTCTCCCCGTGACCCTGCACCTGACCTGTGTGTCCAGAGGCCTCGCACCATTTATGGGGTGTCCAAAGTGCATGGCGAACTGATGGGGGAG TATCTTCATCACAAGTATGGACTGGACTTCCGCTGCCTACGCTATCCTGGCGTCATCtcagctaacacacagactgggggAGGAACAACAG ACTATGCTGTCCAGATTTTTCATGATGCCCTCAGCACGGGTCACCACGATTGCTATTTACGCGCTGACACGCGACTGCCGATGATGCATGTTGGTGACTGCCACCGTGCGACTGTGGAGTTCATGCAGGCCCCGGAATGCCAGCTGTCGCTGCGCACATACAACATCGATGCCATGAGCTTCACCCCTGAGGAAGTGGCCACGGAAATCCGCAAGCACCTGCCCCACCTCAAGGTCACATATAACCCTGACTCTGTCCGCCAGACAATTG CGGACAGCTGGCCGGTGAGGTTTGATGACTCCAACGCACGGAGAGATTGGGGCTGGAAGTCGACATATGGGCTTGAGGAGCTCGTCTCAGACATGCTGAGCTCCATCCGTGACAAGAGGACCAACGCCGGACTGCCAGTCAGCTAG